A window from Trinickia violacea encodes these proteins:
- a CDS encoding phospholipase C produces the protein MFRRKLVPVSLAIAGLIALAACGSNDSPTPNGESVQDAATTATPIKHVVVIYNENVSFDHYFATYPVATNPAGEPAFNAAAGTTTPNGLSGTLLTSNPNLLNTNNPQTSATNPFRLDRTQAATADQNHAYTAEQLAYDNGAADLFPKYTGNGTSGGAGAFGTPWQVLGYFDGNTVTAMWNYAQNFAMSDNTYTSTYGPSTPGALEVVSGQTNGMTVVKTTKKPSVAGSYYVNDGQGGFTMINDVDPGFDTCSSTTDQAMMTGKNIGDLLNAKGISWGGFMGGFNLSTTNGNGTTGCKRSTLSTVVGASTTDYIPHHNWFQYFASTANPQHLRPSSTAAIGFTLEADNKTVDPANHQYDTDDFFASVKAGNFPSVSFLKAPAYQDGHAGYSDPLDEQAFVTKVVNFLQQQPDWKNTAVIVAWDDSDGWYDHQYTQPTNASFDSVADQVNGSGICGSGTAPNGLNGSPVNGRCGPGTRIPFLVISPWAKQNYVDHTLLTQASVVRFIEDNWLGSQRLGGGAFDSTSGSIMNMFNFGGSGNNPVLYLDPTSGTQVTTPPST, from the coding sequence ATGTTCCGCCGTAAGCTCGTTCCCGTTTCTCTTGCGATCGCTGGTTTGATCGCACTCGCTGCCTGTGGCAGCAATGACAGTCCGACTCCGAATGGCGAGTCGGTTCAAGATGCGGCAACAACCGCGACGCCGATTAAGCACGTGGTGGTGATCTATAACGAAAACGTCTCGTTCGATCATTACTTCGCGACTTATCCGGTTGCGACGAACCCGGCCGGCGAGCCGGCGTTCAACGCCGCCGCGGGCACGACCACGCCGAATGGTCTATCCGGTACGCTCCTGACGTCGAACCCCAACCTGCTGAACACGAACAACCCGCAAACCAGCGCGACGAACCCGTTTCGTCTAGACCGCACGCAGGCAGCGACGGCTGACCAGAACCACGCGTACACCGCGGAACAGCTGGCGTACGACAACGGCGCGGCCGACCTGTTCCCGAAGTACACGGGTAACGGCACGAGCGGCGGCGCCGGCGCGTTCGGCACGCCGTGGCAGGTGCTCGGCTACTTCGACGGCAACACCGTCACGGCCATGTGGAACTACGCGCAGAACTTCGCGATGAGCGACAACACCTACACGTCGACGTACGGTCCGTCGACGCCGGGCGCGCTCGAAGTGGTCTCGGGCCAGACCAACGGCATGACCGTGGTCAAGACCACGAAGAAGCCGTCGGTGGCGGGTTCGTACTACGTGAATGACGGCCAAGGCGGCTTCACGATGATCAACGACGTCGACCCGGGCTTCGACACCTGCTCCAGCACGACCGACCAGGCGATGATGACCGGCAAGAACATCGGCGACCTGCTGAACGCCAAGGGCATCTCGTGGGGCGGCTTCATGGGCGGCTTCAACCTGTCGACGACCAACGGCAACGGCACGACGGGCTGCAAGCGCAGCACGCTCTCGACCGTGGTGGGCGCCAGCACGACCGACTACATCCCGCACCACAACTGGTTCCAGTACTTCGCGTCGACGGCCAACCCGCAGCACTTGCGCCCGAGCTCGACGGCCGCGATCGGCTTCACGCTGGAAGCGGACAACAAGACGGTCGATCCGGCGAACCACCAGTACGACACGGACGACTTCTTCGCCTCGGTCAAGGCAGGCAACTTCCCGTCGGTGAGCTTCCTGAAGGCGCCGGCCTATCAGGACGGCCATGCCGGCTACTCCGATCCGCTCGACGAGCAGGCGTTCGTGACGAAGGTCGTCAACTTCCTCCAGCAGCAGCCGGACTGGAAGAACACGGCGGTCATCGTGGCATGGGACGATTCGGACGGCTGGTATGACCATCAGTACACGCAGCCGACCAATGCCTCGTTCGATTCCGTCGCCGACCAGGTGAACGGCTCGGGCATCTGCGGCAGCGGCACGGCGCCGAACGGTCTGAACGGCAGCCCAGTGAACGGCCGCTGCGGTCCGGGTACGCGCATTCCGTTCCTCGTGATCTCGCCGTGGGCGAAGCAGAACTACGTCGACCACACGCTGCTCACGCAAGCGTCGGTCGTGCGCTTCATCGAAGACAACTGGCTTGGCAGCCAGCGTCTCGGCGGCGGTGCGTTCGACTCCACGTCGGGCAGCATCATGAACATGTTCAACTTCGGTGGCAGCGGCAACAACCCGGTGCTCTATCTGGACCCGACGTCGGGCACGCAAGTGACGACGCCGCCATCGACCTGA
- a CDS encoding helix-turn-helix transcriptional regulator → MCESNYADVQRESRKMAQARDYLDAHYREDVSIDALAALVGLSRFHLMRASACAPSRQ, encoded by the coding sequence GTGTGCGAATCGAACTATGCTGACGTGCAGCGCGAATCGCGCAAGATGGCTCAGGCGCGCGACTACCTCGACGCGCACTACCGCGAAGACGTCTCGATCGACGCGCTCGCGGCGCTCGTCGGGCTCAGCCGTTTTCATCTGATGCGCGCGTCTGCATGCGCACCCTCTCGGCAGTAA
- a CDS encoding HU family DNA-binding protein, translating to MATSAKKVAKKAAPAPAKKAVATKAPAKKVAAKKVAVKASGASSPIKDTFTKASLAAHLAERAAVEPKSVKAVLAALEDTILGSVHKKGAGEFTLSGLLKIVVQAVPAKKKRFGKDPFTGEERWFPAKPASVRIKARALKKLKDAAAA from the coding sequence ATGGCGACTTCCGCAAAAAAGGTAGCCAAGAAGGCTGCCCCGGCACCGGCTAAGAAAGCAGTTGCAACGAAAGCTCCCGCGAAGAAAGTAGCGGCTAAGAAGGTCGCCGTGAAGGCGTCCGGCGCATCGTCGCCGATCAAGGACACCTTCACGAAGGCCTCGCTGGCTGCTCACCTCGCTGAGCGCGCTGCTGTCGAGCCGAAGTCCGTCAAGGCTGTGCTGGCTGCACTCGAAGACACGATCCTCGGTTCGGTCCACAAGAAGGGCGCTGGCGAATTCACGCTGTCCGGCCTTCTGAAGATCGTCGTGCAAGCGGTTCCGGCGAAGAAGAAGCGCTTCGGCAAAGACCCGTTCACGGGCGAAGAGCGCTGGTTCCCGGCTAAGCCGGCAAGCGTGCGCATCAAGGCACGTGCACTGAAGAAGCTGAAGGACGCAGCAGCGGCGTAA
- a CDS encoding proteasome-type protease has protein sequence MTYCVAMSVDEGLVFLSDTRTNAGVDHISTARKMTVFEQPGERVLVLLGAGNLALTQAVLHELSEPSNPDRPTLWTAPTMPDAARVVGQAVRDVHQREARALQEFGVDFNCSFILGGQIAGAANGQGANVELSNGRAHNRPRLFMIYSAGNFIESSSVNPYFQIGESKYGKPIIDRVLTPATPLGEAAKCALVSMDSTLRSNLSVGLPLDLLVYETDALRVTRFVSIDQDNAYFDLIHRTWGERLRQVFAEIPDPNWQDGAEVPLQRPERAPVLHRSPLAGAEAAHSSVPAQTLAQDDKAKPQR, from the coding sequence ATGACTTACTGTGTGGCGATGTCCGTCGACGAAGGGCTCGTCTTCTTGTCCGACACGCGGACCAACGCCGGTGTCGATCACATCAGCACCGCGCGCAAGATGACCGTGTTCGAGCAGCCCGGCGAACGCGTGCTGGTTCTGCTGGGCGCAGGCAATCTCGCGTTGACCCAGGCCGTGCTGCACGAGCTGTCCGAGCCGTCGAACCCCGATCGGCCTACGTTGTGGACCGCGCCGACGATGCCCGATGCCGCGCGCGTGGTGGGTCAGGCCGTGCGCGACGTGCATCAGCGCGAAGCCCGCGCGTTGCAGGAATTCGGCGTCGACTTCAATTGCAGCTTCATTCTCGGCGGGCAGATCGCCGGCGCGGCGAACGGCCAAGGCGCGAATGTCGAGCTCAGCAACGGCCGCGCGCACAATCGTCCGCGTCTCTTCATGATCTATTCGGCGGGCAACTTCATCGAGTCGTCGAGCGTGAATCCGTATTTCCAGATCGGCGAGTCCAAGTACGGCAAGCCGATCATCGACCGCGTGCTGACGCCGGCGACGCCGCTCGGCGAAGCGGCGAAATGCGCGCTGGTGTCGATGGATTCGACGCTGCGCTCGAATTTGTCGGTGGGTTTGCCGCTCGATCTGCTGGTCTACGAGACGGATGCGTTGCGCGTCACGCGCTTTGTCTCGATCGATCAGGACAACGCTTACTTCGACTTGATTCACCGGACTTGGGGTGAGCGGCTGCGTCAGGTGTTCGCCGAGATTCCGGATCCGAATTGGCAGGATGGGGCCGAAGTGCCGCTGCAGCGGCCCGAGCGCGCCCCCGTATTGCACCGCTCGCCCTTGGCCGGTGCGGAAGCGGCTCATTCGTCGGTGCCTGCGCAGACGCTCGCGCAAGACGATAAAGCGAAACCGCAGCGCTAA
- a CDS encoding amylo-alpha-1,6-glucosidase has product MTRTIPSEHLPDDGSSTARGAGGTPDFLAEQFDADAEWLEPDGFGGFASGTAGGERTRRYHALLLAATHPPTGRVALVNGLEAWLETPDGRVPLSTQRYLPDVVHPDLASRLIAFDVAPWPTWRFRIDDDATLVYELFVAKGYGETVLRWRLEGAHDIAGPLQLKVRLLLSGRDHHALHHENAAFSFAYREAGGETGGHSGSNVTWRPYGDLPAITALTNGAYLHAPDWYQNFLYVRERERGLDYSEDLATPGVFSFDIGARHAVIILRSNGELADDADTRAAGLARAEHARRAAFRSRTRLSADAYFVTRGTGQTLVAGYPWFTDWGRDTFIAMRGLALVTRRYADAEAILLDWSRTVSQGMLPNRFPDDGNEPEYNSVDASLWFVVAVHDYLRTDHASHVTRLALRNAVDEVLDGYAHGTRYAIGADTDGLVRAGVPGVQLTWMDAKVDGWVVTPRIGKPVEVQALWINALRISLGWTAQWQNLEERATHAFHARFVNPETGALFDVVDADHVPNRVDASIRPNQIFAAGGLPFALVKGETARRIVEQVETHLLTPLGLRTLSPSDPNYAGTYTGNVRQRDAAYHQGTVWPWLIGPFVEAWLQVHGSSPHTRAEARRRFLAPLFAHLRSDGLGHVCEIADGDAPHTPRGTPFQAWSLGELLRVEALLASVQPNGGPGGARGSA; this is encoded by the coding sequence ATGACACGAACGATCCCTTCGGAACACCTGCCGGACGACGGCAGCAGCACCGCGCGAGGCGCCGGCGGCACGCCGGATTTCCTCGCGGAGCAGTTCGATGCCGACGCCGAATGGCTCGAGCCGGACGGCTTCGGCGGCTTTGCGTCGGGCACCGCGGGCGGCGAGCGCACGCGCCGCTATCACGCGCTATTGCTTGCCGCCACGCATCCGCCGACCGGCCGCGTGGCGCTCGTCAACGGACTCGAAGCATGGCTCGAAACGCCTGACGGCCGGGTTCCGCTTTCGACGCAGCGCTATCTTCCCGACGTCGTCCATCCCGATCTCGCATCGCGCCTGATCGCTTTCGACGTTGCGCCGTGGCCCACCTGGCGCTTCCGTATCGACGACGACGCGACGCTCGTCTATGAGTTGTTCGTCGCAAAGGGCTATGGCGAAACGGTGCTGCGCTGGCGTCTCGAAGGCGCGCACGACATCGCGGGACCGCTTCAGCTGAAGGTGCGATTGCTGCTATCCGGCCGCGACCATCATGCACTGCACCACGAAAACGCGGCCTTCAGCTTCGCCTATCGTGAAGCGGGCGGCGAAACCGGCGGCCATTCAGGCAGCAACGTCACGTGGCGCCCGTACGGCGATTTGCCCGCCATAACCGCGCTGACGAACGGCGCCTATCTGCACGCGCCTGACTGGTACCAGAACTTCTTGTACGTCCGCGAGCGCGAGCGCGGACTCGACTACAGCGAGGATCTCGCGACCCCTGGCGTGTTTTCGTTCGACATCGGCGCGCGCCACGCCGTCATCATCCTGCGCTCGAACGGCGAACTCGCCGATGACGCAGACACGCGCGCCGCCGGACTCGCGCGCGCCGAGCACGCCCGGCGCGCCGCGTTCCGCTCGCGCACGCGTTTATCCGCAGACGCGTATTTCGTCACGCGCGGCACGGGCCAGACGCTCGTCGCCGGCTACCCGTGGTTCACCGATTGGGGCCGCGACACGTTCATCGCGATGCGCGGTCTCGCGCTCGTCACGCGCCGCTATGCGGACGCCGAAGCGATCCTGCTCGACTGGTCGCGCACGGTGTCGCAAGGCATGCTGCCGAACCGCTTCCCCGACGACGGCAACGAGCCCGAATACAACTCCGTCGACGCGTCGTTGTGGTTCGTCGTCGCGGTGCACGACTACCTGCGCACCGACCATGCGAGCCACGTCACCCGCCTGGCGTTGCGCAACGCCGTCGATGAAGTGCTCGACGGCTACGCGCACGGCACCCGCTATGCGATCGGCGCCGATACGGACGGCCTCGTTCGCGCGGGCGTGCCCGGCGTCCAGTTGACGTGGATGGACGCGAAAGTGGACGGCTGGGTGGTGACGCCGCGCATCGGCAAACCGGTCGAAGTGCAGGCGCTGTGGATCAACGCGCTGCGTATCTCGCTCGGCTGGACCGCGCAGTGGCAGAACCTCGAAGAACGCGCGACCCACGCTTTTCACGCGCGCTTCGTCAATCCGGAGACCGGCGCGCTCTTCGATGTGGTCGATGCGGATCACGTGCCGAACCGCGTCGACGCAAGCATCCGACCGAATCAGATCTTCGCGGCCGGGGGATTGCCGTTCGCGCTCGTCAAAGGCGAAACCGCACGCCGTATCGTCGAGCAGGTCGAAACGCATCTGCTCACGCCGCTCGGTTTGCGCACGCTTTCGCCATCCGATCCGAACTATGCAGGCACTTACACGGGCAACGTCCGGCAGCGTGACGCCGCGTATCACCAAGGCACCGTCTGGCCCTGGCTGATCGGGCCGTTCGTCGAAGCGTGGCTGCAAGTGCACGGCAGCTCGCCCCATACACGCGCCGAAGCGCGGCGGCGTTTCCTCGCGCCGCTCTTTGCGCATCTGCGTAGCGACGGCCTCGGCCACGTCTGCGAAATCGCCGACGGCGACGCGCCGCACACGCCGCGCGGCACGCCGTTCCAGGCGTGGTCGCTCGGCGAATTGCTGCGTGTCGAAGCGCTGCTGGCATCGGTGCAGCCGAATGGCGGACCCGGAGGCGCACGCGGCAGCGCGTAA
- a CDS encoding MGH1-like glycoside hydrolase domain-containing protein, which translates to MLSPRRSKLLDTVEGRRLHGPDIARWRRWGPYLSERQWGTVREDYSANGTAWDYFPHDQARSRAYRWGEDGIGGFGDEKLNWCMSVALWNGRDSILKERLFGLTNAEGNHGEDVKELYFYVDGTPTHSYMRMLYKYPQAAFPYSALVEENARRGAEEPEYEILDTGVFDSNQYFDILIEYAKGDPNDIVMRVTVENRASEPAELDVLPQIWARNVWSWWPDQTKPSLTLEALDGKTCVIARHAGHEPLIVTASADAPVEWLFCENDTNVRRLFGNEGAGPFKDGFNDYLVAGDKHAIRRDRGTRAAARVHLSLAAGQKRVVHLRVRTDSAERSAHVDANAVVTMRRAEADEFYAALQEDLDDADARLVQRQALAGMLWSKQYYQFDVTRWIDGDPAQPKPPRTRRNARNADWRHLSNCDVISMPDKWEYPWYASWDLAFHAVAFAMIDPEFAKQQLILLIKDRYQHPNGQLPAYEWAFSDANPPVHAWAAWRVYEMDKVLTGRGDRMFLERIFHKLLLNFSWWVNRKDAAGHNIFQGGFLGLDNVGIFDRSAPLPTGGRIDQADGTAWVAAYALDLMQIALELAIENAVFVDIAVKFFEHFLYIAEAVGCNDACDTGLWDDEDGFYYDKLRLPDGSSIPLRMRSIVGLIPLFAVRVLEQRRHGSLPGLRERLLWFLEHRPDLAHLVSRWHEAGVGNSALLSLLRGHRMKCLLRRMLDENEFLSPFGVRALSRTHCDKPFTFQHNGDFFFVKYLPAESDSHVFGGNSNWRGPIWMPVNFLLIESLFEFHRYYGDDFRVEYPTGSGEKYSLREIAFFLARRITTLFLKGEDGKRPVMGAYPKLQADPRCDDLVLFHEYFHGDNGRGVGASHQTGWSGLVALLLQPGMVSCAHGVRALEDEAGEMQTESVMK; encoded by the coding sequence ATGCTCAGTCCGCGCCGCTCCAAGCTCCTCGACACCGTCGAAGGCCGCCGCCTCCATGGGCCCGATATCGCACGCTGGCGCCGCTGGGGCCCTTACTTGAGCGAACGCCAGTGGGGCACCGTGCGCGAGGATTACAGCGCGAACGGCACCGCCTGGGATTACTTTCCGCATGACCAGGCACGCAGCCGCGCGTACCGCTGGGGCGAGGACGGCATCGGCGGCTTCGGCGACGAAAAGCTCAACTGGTGCATGAGCGTCGCGCTTTGGAACGGGCGCGACTCCATCCTCAAAGAGCGCCTGTTCGGCCTGACCAATGCCGAAGGCAACCACGGCGAGGACGTGAAGGAGCTGTATTTCTATGTCGACGGCACGCCGACCCATTCCTATATGCGGATGCTCTACAAGTATCCGCAGGCTGCGTTTCCCTACTCGGCGCTCGTCGAAGAAAACGCCCGGCGCGGCGCGGAGGAACCCGAATACGAAATTCTCGACACCGGCGTATTCGACTCGAACCAATATTTCGACATCCTGATCGAATACGCGAAGGGCGACCCCAACGACATCGTGATGCGCGTGACCGTCGAGAACCGCGCGAGCGAGCCGGCCGAACTCGACGTGCTGCCGCAGATCTGGGCGCGCAACGTCTGGTCGTGGTGGCCCGATCAGACGAAACCCTCGCTGACGCTCGAAGCGCTCGACGGCAAGACCTGCGTGATCGCGCGCCATGCCGGCCATGAACCGCTCATCGTCACGGCAAGCGCCGACGCGCCGGTCGAATGGCTCTTCTGCGAAAACGACACCAACGTGCGGCGCCTGTTCGGCAATGAGGGCGCGGGACCGTTCAAGGACGGCTTCAACGACTACCTCGTCGCCGGCGACAAGCACGCGATCCGGCGCGACCGCGGCACGCGCGCCGCCGCTCGCGTACACCTTTCGCTCGCCGCCGGCCAAAAGCGCGTCGTGCATTTGCGCGTGCGCACCGATTCGGCCGAACGCTCCGCGCATGTCGACGCGAACGCCGTCGTCACCATGCGCCGCGCGGAAGCCGACGAGTTCTACGCCGCGCTGCAGGAAGACCTCGACGATGCCGACGCGCGGCTCGTCCAGCGTCAGGCGCTGGCCGGGATGCTGTGGAGCAAGCAGTACTACCAGTTCGACGTGACGCGCTGGATCGACGGCGACCCCGCGCAACCAAAGCCGCCGCGCACGCGCCGCAACGCGCGCAACGCCGATTGGCGGCATCTGTCGAATTGCGACGTGATCTCGATGCCCGACAAATGGGAGTACCCGTGGTACGCGTCGTGGGACCTCGCGTTTCATGCGGTCGCGTTCGCGATGATCGACCCCGAGTTCGCGAAGCAACAACTGATCCTCCTGATCAAGGACCGCTACCAGCACCCCAACGGGCAGTTGCCCGCGTACGAGTGGGCGTTTTCCGACGCGAACCCGCCGGTCCACGCGTGGGCCGCGTGGCGTGTCTATGAAATGGACAAGGTGCTCACGGGCCGCGGCGACCGCATGTTTCTCGAGCGCATCTTCCACAAGCTGCTGTTGAATTTCTCGTGGTGGGTCAACCGTAAGGACGCCGCCGGCCATAACATTTTCCAAGGCGGCTTTCTCGGGCTCGACAACGTCGGCATCTTCGACCGCTCGGCGCCGTTGCCGACCGGCGGCCGCATCGATCAGGCCGACGGCACCGCTTGGGTTGCCGCCTATGCGCTCGACCTGATGCAGATCGCGCTCGAACTGGCGATCGAAAACGCCGTGTTCGTCGACATCGCGGTGAAGTTCTTCGAGCACTTCCTGTATATCGCGGAAGCGGTCGGCTGCAACGACGCCTGCGACACCGGACTCTGGGACGACGAAGACGGCTTCTACTACGACAAGCTGCGCCTGCCCGACGGCAGCAGCATTCCGCTCAGAATGCGCTCGATCGTCGGCCTGATTCCGCTGTTCGCGGTGCGCGTGCTCGAGCAGCGCAGGCACGGCAGCCTGCCCGGCTTGCGCGAGCGTCTCTTGTGGTTCCTCGAGCATCGCCCCGATCTCGCGCACCTCGTGTCGCGCTGGCATGAAGCGGGCGTCGGCAACAGCGCGCTGCTCTCGCTGTTGCGCGGCCATCGGATGAAGTGCCTCTTGCGGCGCATGCTCGACGAAAACGAGTTCCTGTCGCCATTCGGCGTGCGCGCGCTGTCGCGAACGCATTGCGACAAGCCGTTCACTTTCCAGCACAACGGCGACTTCTTCTTCGTGAAGTATTTGCCCGCCGAATCCGATTCGCACGTGTTCGGCGGCAATTCGAACTGGCGCGGGCCGATCTGGATGCCCGTGAACTTCCTGCTGATCGAATCGCTGTTCGAATTCCACCGTTATTACGGCGACGATTTCCGCGTCGAGTACCCGACCGGGTCCGGCGAAAAGTATTCGCTGCGCGAGATCGCCTTCTTCCTCGCACGCCGCATTACGACGCTGTTCTTGAAAGGGGAAGACGGCAAACGCCCGGTCATGGGCGCGTATCCGAAGCTGCAAGCGGACCCGCGCTGCGACGACCTCGTGCTCTTCCACGAATACTTTCACGGCGACAACGGGCGCGGCGTCGGCGCTTCGCATCAGACCGGCTGGAGCGGATTAGTCGCGCTGCTGCTGCAGCCTGGGATGGTGTCGTGCGCGCACGGCGTGCGTGCGCTTGAAGACGAGGCCGGTGAGATGCAGACCGAGAGCGTGATGAAGTAA
- a CDS encoding cytochrome-c peroxidase encodes MNESQNAAPSTPSVPSADASPRVARRRAHWIVSGAIAAACAAAGLSVWALNAPDQAPATVGKMVEQLTGANPHPVHLQRPPVTTQLSVMAQLGKQIFYDQTLSGSGKMSCASCHSPEHAYGPPNGLPVQMGGPSLTLQGDRPPPSLRYLYRQPNFSIGPDQGDDEQAPSLAQAADAASGVARAQKTAGVAPAAPAMVPQGGLFWDGRADTLQAQAIGPMLNPTEMANPSIDAIAAKLKTSAYHNTFAQLFGAGIFNNPNMLVSEAMFAVARYQFEDSSFHPYTSKYDYWLEGKARLTQAELHGLQLFNDPNKANCAGCHLSKPGKDGLPPMFTDYQYEALGVPRNTSLAATHNPKYYDMGICGPYRTDLAKQTQYCGMFLTPTLRNSATREVFFHNGVYHSLDQVMAFYNLRDIDPAKIYPRDAHGKVTKYNDLPARYRANIDKSDAPFDRKFGDKPSMTDDDIRDIIAFVKTLTDGYQPDSKVALDSKP; translated from the coding sequence ATGAACGAATCGCAGAACGCCGCTCCGTCCACGCCATCCGTCCCGTCCGCGGACGCCTCCCCTCGCGTTGCGCGCCGCCGCGCGCATTGGATCGTCAGCGGCGCGATCGCCGCCGCTTGCGCTGCCGCCGGCCTGTCGGTGTGGGCGCTGAACGCGCCGGATCAGGCACCGGCCACCGTCGGCAAGATGGTGGAACAGCTGACGGGCGCGAATCCGCACCCCGTGCATCTGCAGCGCCCACCCGTGACGACGCAGCTCTCCGTGATGGCGCAGCTCGGCAAGCAGATCTTCTACGACCAGACGCTATCGGGCTCGGGCAAGATGTCGTGTGCCTCGTGCCATAGCCCCGAACACGCGTACGGCCCGCCCAACGGCCTGCCCGTGCAAATGGGCGGCCCGTCGCTGACGCTGCAGGGCGATCGTCCGCCGCCCTCGCTGAGGTACCTCTACCGGCAGCCGAATTTCAGCATCGGTCCGGATCAGGGCGACGACGAACAAGCGCCCAGCCTCGCGCAAGCCGCGGACGCCGCCAGCGGCGTCGCGCGCGCGCAGAAGACGGCCGGCGTCGCGCCCGCCGCGCCCGCGATGGTGCCGCAAGGCGGCCTGTTCTGGGACGGCCGCGCCGACACGCTGCAAGCGCAGGCGATCGGCCCGATGCTGAACCCGACCGAAATGGCGAACCCGAGCATCGACGCGATCGCCGCCAAGCTCAAGACCAGCGCGTACCACAACACGTTCGCGCAGCTCTTCGGGGCCGGCATCTTCAACAATCCGAACATGCTGGTGTCGGAGGCGATGTTCGCAGTGGCGCGCTACCAGTTCGAAGATTCGTCGTTCCATCCGTACACGAGCAAGTACGACTACTGGCTCGAAGGCAAGGCGCGGTTGACCCAGGCCGAGCTGCACGGCCTGCAGCTCTTCAACGATCCGAACAAGGCCAATTGCGCCGGCTGCCACTTGTCGAAGCCGGGCAAGGACGGCCTGCCGCCGATGTTTACCGACTACCAGTACGAAGCGCTCGGTGTGCCGCGCAATACGAGCCTCGCCGCGACCCATAACCCGAAGTACTACGACATGGGGATCTGCGGCCCGTACCGGACCGACCTCGCGAAGCAAACGCAGTACTGCGGGATGTTCCTCACGCCGACGCTGCGCAACTCGGCGACACGCGAAGTGTTCTTCCACAACGGCGTCTACCACTCGCTCGATCAGGTGATGGCGTTCTACAACCTGCGCGACATCGACCCGGCGAAGATCTATCCGCGCGATGCGCACGGCAAGGTCACCAAGTACAACGACCTGCCCGCCCGCTACCGCGCGAACATCGACAAATCCGATGCGCCGTTCGACCGCAAGTTCGGCGACAAGCCGTCGATGACCGACGACGATATCCGCGACATCATCGCGTTCGTGAAGACGCTGACGGACGGTTATCAGCCGGACTCGAAGGTGGCGCTCGACTCGAAGCCGTAG
- a CDS encoding alanyl-tRNA editing protein — protein MPHYLCHEAPDLLEFDTDVIDARPGAIVLARSALHPGGGGQVSDVATLTHAHGVARIVGVSFENGRYWHLLDPEHAALELSGDVHVSIDADWRSTVAQLHTDTHILNALVYRQFAGALVTGAQINGDGTARMDFDLPDADNDLLRALEAPLNDVIRQGLDVRATYVSASDARSTPGLIRSLSVAPPPTPDGKIRIVEIGTLDRQACGGTHLTNTAQSRPVRIAKIENKGRRNRRVRIELC, from the coding sequence ATGCCGCACTACTTATGCCACGAAGCACCCGACTTGCTCGAGTTCGACACCGATGTGATCGACGCGCGCCCGGGCGCAATCGTGCTCGCGCGCTCGGCGCTGCACCCCGGCGGCGGCGGGCAGGTGTCGGATGTCGCGACGCTTACGCACGCGCATGGGGTCGCGCGTATCGTCGGCGTGTCGTTCGAAAACGGCCGCTACTGGCATCTGCTCGATCCGGAGCACGCGGCGCTCGAGTTGAGCGGCGACGTGCACGTGTCGATCGATGCCGATTGGCGCTCGACCGTCGCGCAACTTCATACGGATACCCATATCCTCAACGCGCTCGTCTATCGGCAATTCGCGGGGGCGCTGGTCACCGGCGCGCAGATCAACGGCGACGGCACCGCCCGCATGGACTTCGATCTGCCCGACGCCGACAACGACCTGCTGCGTGCGCTGGAGGCCCCGCTCAACGACGTGATCCGCCAGGGCCTCGACGTGCGCGCGACCTACGTCAGCGCGAGCGACGCGCGCAGCACGCCGGGGCTGATCCGCAGCTTGTCGGTTGCGCCGCCGCCGACGCCCGACGGCAAGATCCGCATCGTCGAAATCGGCACGCTCGACCGCCAAGCATGCGGCGGCACGCATCTGACCAACACGGCGCAATCGCGCCCCGTTCGCATCGCCAAGATCGAAAACAAGGGCCGGCGCAACCGCCGTGTGCGAATCGAACTATGCTGA